The following proteins are co-located in the Bradyrhizobium sp. AZCC 2176 genome:
- a CDS encoding formylglycine-generating enzyme family protein has translation MPAVPKLLLAPLVGALVVFLVGDASAKPRRSPNPASAAEKAQIPPAPLPRQFFAEKGVQPLTPELEQALKPKESFRECDVCPEMVVVPKGSFMMGTPANEPDRFKGEDPIHRVSFARPFAVGRFAISFDEWDACLADGGCGGIRGDDKGFGRGRMPAQGINFEAAKLYLAWLSKKVGRTYRLPSESEREYFARAGTTTPFWFGNTISGQNASYKASIPYGNGPRGLDSKGPSVVDSYAPNPFGLYQVHGNVFEWTEDCFNKRYNEDTPADGSPWLEGDCNKRMLRGGTWDWTANMVRSGYRENGIVDGGGYSFRVVRTLNVQP, from the coding sequence ATGCCAGCGGTACCGAAATTGCTGCTCGCCCCGCTCGTCGGAGCGCTCGTCGTTTTCCTCGTCGGTGATGCATCAGCCAAACCCCGACGGTCACCAAACCCCGCATCTGCAGCGGAGAAGGCACAAATCCCGCCGGCGCCCCTGCCCCGGCAGTTCTTTGCCGAGAAGGGCGTGCAGCCGCTGACGCCGGAGCTCGAACAAGCGCTTAAGCCGAAGGAGAGCTTTAGGGAATGCGACGTCTGTCCCGAGATGGTGGTGGTGCCGAAAGGCTCGTTCATGATGGGCACGCCAGCCAACGAGCCGGACCGTTTCAAGGGCGAAGACCCGATCCACCGCGTCAGCTTCGCAAGGCCGTTCGCAGTCGGCCGCTTCGCCATATCGTTCGACGAATGGGACGCCTGTCTCGCGGACGGCGGCTGCGGCGGCATCAGGGGCGACGACAAGGGATTCGGCCGCGGCCGCATGCCGGCGCAGGGCATCAATTTCGAGGCCGCGAAACTCTATCTGGCCTGGCTGTCGAAGAAGGTCGGCCGCACCTATCGGCTGCCCAGCGAATCCGAGCGCGAATATTTCGCCCGCGCCGGCACCACCACGCCGTTCTGGTTCGGAAATACGATCAGCGGGCAGAACGCCAGCTACAAGGCGTCAATTCCCTATGGCAACGGGCCGCGTGGCCTGGACAGCAAGGGCCCTTCGGTGGTGGATTCCTACGCGCCCAATCCGTTCGGCCTGTATCAGGTGCACGGCAACGTGTTCGAATGGACGGAAGATTGCTTCAACAAGCGCTACAATGAAGACACGCCGGCCGACGGCTCGCCATGGCTGGAAGGCGACTGTAACAAGCGCATGCTGCGCGGCGGCACCTGGGACTGGACCGCCAACATGGTCCGCTCCGGCTACCGCGAGAACGGAATCGTGGACGGCGGCGGTTACAGCTTTCGCGTGGTGCGGACGCTGAACGTGCAGCCGTGA
- a CDS encoding cupin domain-containing protein: MSATFRPSPILEGRPFYLAIIAGLACAIVIGKTLPSTMDAISAVIEPLCANSVSSGSTQDVVEPISSHALPNVPGKRVTIVRVFYGPGGFTPAHRHAGSVTAYVTKGEIRSQLAGGPVETFGVGQSFFEPPGAVHLVSANASMTEPAELIAVFVADEGAQLTTLVD; the protein is encoded by the coding sequence ATGTCTGCAACATTCCGCCCGTCACCGATATTGGAAGGTCGTCCGTTCTACCTCGCCATCATCGCGGGCCTCGCCTGTGCTATCGTCATCGGCAAGACGCTGCCATCGACCATGGACGCGATCTCGGCAGTCATCGAGCCGCTCTGCGCCAATAGTGTCTCGTCGGGCTCGACACAGGACGTCGTCGAGCCGATCAGCTCGCATGCATTGCCGAACGTGCCGGGCAAGCGTGTGACGATCGTGCGCGTGTTCTACGGCCCCGGCGGGTTCACGCCTGCGCACCGGCATGCCGGTTCCGTCACCGCCTATGTCACCAAGGGCGAAATCCGTTCGCAATTGGCGGGCGGTCCGGTCGAGACGTTTGGGGTCGGTCAGTCGTTCTTCGAGCCGCCCGGCGCCGTGCATCTGGTCTCGGCCAATGCCAGCATGACCGAGCCCGCCGAATTGATCGCGGTGTTCGTGGCGGACGAGGGCGCGCAACTCACGACGCTCGTGGATTAG
- a CDS encoding SDR family NAD(P)-dependent oxidoreductase, translating into MGRLDGKVAVITGATSGIGLHTAEIFVAEGAKIVIAGRRAPEGEALAKKLGANCIFRQTDVTVEEQMKALIALSVEKFGRIDCLFNNAGGPAQTGGIEGLEVDRFDAAMATLIRSVMLGMKHAAPHMRKQGSGSIINNGSIAGTLAGYSSSMVYSAAKAAVIHLTKCVAMELGESNIRVNSISPGAIATGIFGKALGLSVEAAEKTPSVMREVYKSAQPIPRAGLPEDIAYAAVFLASDESSFVNGHDLVVDGAMIGGRNWSQQQQGYVTLRKAFDQGAG; encoded by the coding sequence ATGGGACGGCTGGACGGCAAGGTCGCGGTCATCACCGGTGCGACAAGCGGCATCGGATTGCACACCGCGGAGATCTTCGTCGCCGAAGGCGCAAAGATCGTGATTGCTGGGCGGCGCGCGCCGGAAGGCGAGGCGCTGGCCAAAAAGCTCGGCGCCAACTGCATCTTCCGCCAGACCGACGTCACGGTCGAAGAGCAGATGAAGGCACTGATCGCCCTTTCGGTGGAGAAATTCGGCCGGATCGATTGCCTGTTCAACAATGCCGGCGGACCGGCGCAGACCGGCGGCATCGAAGGCCTCGAGGTCGACCGCTTCGACGCGGCGATGGCGACGCTGATTCGCAGTGTCATGCTCGGCATGAAACATGCCGCGCCCCATATGCGCAAACAAGGCTCCGGGAGCATCATCAACAATGGCAGCATCGCCGGCACGCTGGCGGGCTATTCGTCGTCAATGGTCTACAGCGCGGCGAAGGCCGCCGTTATCCACTTGACCAAATGCGTCGCGATGGAGCTCGGCGAATCCAACATTCGCGTGAATTCGATTTCGCCCGGCGCGATTGCGACGGGCATTTTCGGCAAGGCGCTGGGCCTGTCGGTGGAGGCCGCCGAAAAGACGCCTTCGGTCATGCGCGAGGTCTACAAATCGGCGCAGCCGATCCCGCGTGCCGGCCTGCCGGAGGATATCGCGTATGCCGCGGTGTTCCTGGCGAGCGATGAATCCTCCTTCGTCAACGGCCACGATCTCGTGGTCGATGGCGCCATGATCGGCGGCCGCAACTGGAGCCAGCAACAGCAGGGTTATGTGACCCTGCGCAAGGCATTCGATCAGGGTGCCGGGTAA
- a CDS encoding MBL fold metallo-hydrolase, with product MDDKTETQAKAGAMIVPVTLFEQNCTIIWHEPSKKAVVVDPGGDVPKILEAIKQTGVTVEKIWLTHGHIDHVGGAADLRDALQVKIEGPHIADKYLLDNVVSSGERFGMTGVRNFGPDRWLDEGDQVSIGDLTFDILHCPGHSPGSVVFFNKELRFAHVGDVLFNGSVGRTDLPGGSHATLINSIKEKLLPLGDDVGFICGHGAGSSIGQERLTNPFITGEIGI from the coding sequence ATGGATGACAAAACCGAGACCCAGGCCAAGGCCGGCGCGATGATCGTGCCGGTGACGCTGTTCGAGCAGAACTGCACCATCATCTGGCACGAGCCTTCCAAGAAGGCTGTGGTGGTCGACCCCGGCGGGGACGTTCCCAAGATCCTGGAGGCGATCAAGCAGACCGGCGTCACGGTCGAAAAAATCTGGCTGACGCACGGCCATATCGACCATGTCGGCGGCGCGGCTGATTTGCGCGACGCGCTGCAGGTGAAGATCGAGGGGCCACACATCGCCGACAAGTACCTGCTCGACAATGTCGTGAGCAGCGGCGAGCGCTTCGGCATGACCGGAGTGCGCAATTTCGGGCCGGACCGCTGGCTCGATGAAGGCGATCAGGTTTCGATCGGTGATCTCACCTTCGACATCCTGCACTGCCCCGGCCATTCACCGGGCAGCGTGGTGTTCTTCAACAAGGAATTGCGCTTCGCCCATGTCGGCGACGTGCTGTTCAACGGCTCGGTCGGGCGCACGGATCTGCCCGGCGGCAGCCACGCCACGCTGATCAATTCGATCAAGGAAAAGCTATTACCGCTCGGTGACGATGTCGGCTTCATCTGCGGCCACGGCGCGGGCTCCAGCATCGGCCAGGAACGCCTGACCAACCCGTTCATCACCGGCGAGATCGGAATTTAA
- a CDS encoding MFS transporter, with the protein MHQIVSAPLDTSRRWWVLATVVAAQFMFGVDAFIVNVAIPTIAAELHASAAQIEAVIAIYLIAYATLVITGGRLGDIYGTRNVFIAGVAGFTVTSLWCALAQSGPELIAARLAQGATAALMVPQVLATIHLLFADASRGRAFGIYGIVLGLAGAAGFLLGGLLVTSDLAGLGWRTVFFVNVPFGAIIMAAAFRIMPTVPRRAGTRLDIPGAIVLFLGLLCVIGPLLFGHDLHWSPSVWLAMAGGAVIIAVFLRLERAVAHSGGMPLIDLSLLADKAFMRGLVAVFFFFFANLSFYLVITIYLQNGLHIPPLQAGLVFLPLALTFVIASRHSGVRAKHRGTLVLIEGCAVQIAGLAALVTAIEWIAAPSAMILALVLTIFGYGQGLVMAPLSSAVLSTVRPASAGASSGMYGTTAQIANAAGVAAIGAVFFAIESARSARLALLAACALFALSIIVCAALLTWMRRVTG; encoded by the coding sequence ATGCATCAGATCGTCTCGGCTCCCCTCGATACGTCGCGCCGCTGGTGGGTGCTCGCGACTGTCGTCGCGGCGCAATTCATGTTCGGGGTCGATGCCTTCATCGTCAACGTCGCGATCCCGACCATTGCGGCCGAACTGCATGCGAGCGCGGCGCAGATCGAGGCGGTCATCGCGATCTACCTGATCGCCTATGCCACGCTGGTCATCACCGGCGGGCGGCTCGGCGATATCTACGGCACACGAAACGTGTTCATTGCAGGCGTGGCGGGCTTCACCGTCACCTCGCTGTGGTGCGCATTGGCGCAATCCGGCCCCGAATTGATCGCGGCACGGCTGGCGCAGGGCGCGACGGCGGCGTTGATGGTGCCGCAGGTGCTTGCCACCATTCATCTGTTGTTCGCGGATGCCTCGCGCGGACGCGCCTTCGGCATTTACGGCATCGTGCTCGGGCTTGCCGGTGCAGCAGGTTTCCTGCTCGGCGGCCTGTTGGTGACATCCGATCTGGCCGGGCTCGGCTGGCGCACGGTGTTTTTCGTCAACGTGCCGTTTGGCGCAATCATCATGGCCGCGGCCTTCAGGATCATGCCGACAGTGCCGCGCCGCGCCGGCACGCGGCTGGATATTCCCGGCGCCATCGTGCTGTTTCTCGGCCTGCTATGCGTGATCGGCCCGCTGCTGTTCGGCCATGATTTGCACTGGTCGCCCTCAGTCTGGCTGGCGATGGCGGGCGGCGCGGTCATCATCGCCGTCTTCCTGCGGCTGGAGCGCGCGGTCGCCCACAGCGGTGGCATGCCGCTGATCGACCTTTCGTTGCTGGCGGACAAGGCGTTCATGCGCGGGTTGGTGGCCGTGTTCTTTTTCTTCTTCGCCAACCTGTCGTTCTACCTCGTCATCACGATCTACCTGCAGAACGGGCTGCATATTCCGCCGCTGCAGGCCGGGCTGGTCTTCCTGCCTCTGGCGCTGACCTTCGTGATCGCCTCGCGGCATAGTGGTGTACGCGCCAAACATCGCGGCACGCTGGTGCTGATCGAGGGCTGCGCGGTGCAGATTGCCGGCCTTGCGGCATTGGTGACGGCGATCGAATGGATCGCTGCGCCGTCCGCAATGATACTGGCGCTGGTGCTGACGATCTTCGGTTACGGCCAGGGGCTCGTGATGGCGCCGTTGTCCAGCGCCGTGCTCTCGACCGTGAGGCCGGCCAGCGCCGGCGCGAGCTCCGGCATGTACGGCACGACGGCGCAAATCGCCAACGCGGCCGGCGTCGCGGCGATCGGCGCGGTCTTCTTCGCCATCGAATCAGCCCGGTCGGCTCGGCTGGCGCTGCTTGCCGCCTGCGCGCTGTTTGCGCTGTCGATTATCGTCTGTGCCGCATTACTGACATGGATGCGTCGGGTCACGGGATGA
- a CDS encoding RMD1 family protein: MNQASKSPLGGTRTTARAFFVSDRLTTSGLERGDVLATTPLAFRVKENGVAVLFRYGVVVLIGLNALEEEEFLRGLDHRMTGKFARRDEETAIIELAPEKEDQIPPGGPLCLQSLSPDRLILISEALAKSVVLARHEREVASVFDTTEPFARELAQSGRMRGGRRSILKNIGNALLVRHRVSGPVEVEEKPDVLWDKPHLERLYARLEDEYELKERAESLNGKLAVIAESAQVLTDIIDTRRSLRLEVIIVLLILFEVMMTIYQLALGRHA, encoded by the coding sequence ATGAACCAGGCCTCCAAATCGCCGCTCGGCGGGACCCGCACGACGGCCCGGGCATTTTTTGTCAGCGATCGCCTCACCACGTCGGGTCTCGAGCGCGGCGATGTTCTGGCAACGACGCCGCTGGCATTTCGCGTCAAGGAAAACGGCGTTGCGGTTCTCTTCCGCTATGGCGTGGTGGTTCTGATCGGGCTGAATGCGCTGGAAGAGGAGGAATTCCTTCGCGGCCTGGACCATCGCATGACGGGCAAGTTTGCGCGGCGCGACGAGGAAACCGCAATCATCGAGCTGGCTCCGGAAAAGGAGGACCAGATTCCCCCCGGCGGTCCGCTCTGCCTGCAAAGCCTGTCGCCTGACCGGCTGATCCTGATCAGCGAGGCGCTGGCGAAGAGCGTCGTTCTGGCTCGGCATGAACGCGAAGTTGCCAGCGTCTTTGACACGACCGAACCGTTCGCGCGGGAACTGGCGCAGAGTGGGCGCATGCGCGGCGGCCGCCGCTCGATCCTGAAAAATATCGGCAACGCGCTTCTGGTACGGCACCGGGTGTCGGGACCGGTCGAAGTGGAAGAAAAACCCGACGTGCTTTGGGACAAGCCGCATCTGGAGCGGCTGTATGCCCGGCTGGAAGACGAGTATGAGCTCAAGGAGCGCGCGGAATCGCTGAACGGCAAGCTCGCCGTGATCGCCGAGAGCGCGCAGGTGCTGACCGATATCATCGACACAAGGCGCTCGCTGCGGCTCGAAGTGATTATCGTGCTCCTGATCCTGTTCGAGGTGATGATGACGATCTATCAACTCGCCTTGGGTCGGCACGCCTGA
- a CDS encoding extracellular catalytic domain type 1 short-chain-length polyhydroxyalkanoate depolymerase produces MSLAKNVEFLRHFPKLNGFNGLGIYSRSTSPAGQSPLVEINGFGTNPGALKMFAYVPEQLPRASALVVVLHGCGQTAAGYDFGTGWSTLAKRYGFALLMPEQQAANNANTCFNWFNPGDIARGRGEAASIRQMVARMVADHKIDPRRIYITGLSAGGAMTSVMLAVYPEVFAGGAIIAGLPYGIASNVREALGGMMQSTSRPAGKLGDLVRKASRHRGPWPKVSVWHGSADRTVNPGNANEIVKQWLDVHGLPAAPMSTGDVDGHPREVWWNADGETVVESYTITDMAHGTPLGLAGNDERYGAEGAFLIEAGISSSYHIADFFGLTGRVSPVSEAAKPAPASKVVLSAATESLQSSDLAATLWSRSHKPVRQPKPAPREPKRRGIDVGAVITRALTAAGLMK; encoded by the coding sequence TTGTCGCTCGCGAAGAACGTCGAATTCTTGCGCCATTTCCCGAAGCTGAACGGGTTCAATGGCTTGGGAATCTATAGCCGAAGCACTTCGCCGGCGGGGCAGAGCCCGCTTGTTGAAATCAACGGATTCGGCACCAATCCCGGCGCGCTAAAAATGTTTGCCTATGTGCCGGAGCAGTTGCCACGCGCATCCGCGCTCGTCGTCGTCCTGCACGGCTGCGGCCAGACCGCCGCGGGCTATGACTTCGGCACCGGCTGGTCGACGCTCGCCAAGCGCTACGGCTTTGCGTTGCTGATGCCCGAACAGCAGGCCGCCAATAACGCCAACACCTGTTTCAACTGGTTCAATCCGGGCGATATCGCGCGCGGCCGCGGCGAAGCCGCGTCGATCCGGCAGATGGTCGCGCGGATGGTCGCCGATCACAAAATCGATCCCCGCCGCATCTATATCACCGGCCTTTCCGCCGGCGGCGCGATGACGTCGGTGATGCTGGCTGTCTATCCGGAAGTGTTTGCGGGCGGCGCCATCATCGCCGGTCTGCCCTACGGCATCGCGAGCAATGTCCGGGAAGCGCTCGGCGGCATGATGCAGTCGACATCGCGCCCCGCCGGCAAGTTGGGCGATCTCGTCCGCAAGGCCTCCAGGCACAGGGGGCCCTGGCCGAAAGTGTCGGTGTGGCACGGCAGCGCCGACCGCACGGTGAACCCCGGCAACGCCAACGAAATCGTCAAGCAGTGGCTCGACGTCCACGGCCTGCCCGCTGCGCCGATGTCGACAGGGGATGTCGACGGCCACCCGCGCGAGGTCTGGTGGAACGCCGACGGCGAGACCGTCGTCGAGTCCTACACCATCACCGACATGGCCCATGGTACGCCGCTGGGCTTGGCCGGCAATGATGAGCGTTATGGGGCTGAAGGCGCGTTCCTGATCGAAGCGGGCATCTCGTCGTCCTATCACATCGCCGATTTCTTCGGCCTGACCGGGCGCGTCAGTCCGGTCAGCGAAGCGGCCAAACCGGCGCCGGCGTCGAAGGTCGTTCTATCCGCTGCCACGGAATCTCTGCAGTCGTCCGATCTCGCCGCCACGCTCTGGTCGAGGTCCCACAAGCCGGTTCGCCAACCCAAGCCAGCGCCGCGCGAACCAAAGCGCCGCGGCATCGACGTCGGCGCCGTCATCACCCGCGCGCTGACGGCCGCGGGATTGATGAAGTAG
- a CDS encoding LLM class flavin-dependent oxidoreductase, translating into MARLKFGAFLAPHHPIGENPLLQFRRDLDFVEQIDALGFDEFWCGEHHSSGWEMIASPEMFLAAAGERTKRIRLGTGVVSLPYHHPYNVAQRIVQLDWMTGGRAIFGSGPGALASDAHTLGIDPMTQRDRQDEAIAIIRRLFKGERVTARSDWFTMQDAALQLLPLQEDMPFVVASQISPSGMTLAGKYGIGIISLGSMSTQGLMALPTQWGFAEDAAKKAGTTVSRSDWRVLLSWHIAETREQAEREAGPGLMRWHNEYNVRTLQRPELEPFNSPEDAVEKTAGGENAASTIGTPDDLVKTIKNLMHVSGGVGAIIGFVHDWANPENTRRSWDMVARYVIPEINGYAAKLRESQKFLVENRAVFERAGQAVMAKIMENEKAAAALAHTGPGRVAIPTINAPDLQKEAAKRKA; encoded by the coding sequence ATGGCGCGTCTGAAATTCGGAGCTTTCCTCGCCCCGCATCACCCGATCGGCGAGAATCCGCTGCTGCAGTTCCGCCGCGACCTCGACTTCGTCGAGCAGATCGACGCGCTCGGCTTCGATGAATTCTGGTGCGGCGAGCATCATTCCTCGGGCTGGGAAATGATCGCCTCGCCGGAAATGTTCTTGGCGGCCGCCGGCGAACGCACCAAGCGCATCAGGCTCGGCACCGGCGTGGTCTCGCTGCCCTATCACCATCCGTACAACGTCGCGCAGCGTATCGTGCAGCTCGACTGGATGACCGGCGGCCGCGCCATTTTCGGCTCCGGACCTGGCGCGCTGGCCTCCGATGCGCACACGCTCGGCATCGACCCGATGACCCAGCGCGACCGTCAGGATGAAGCGATCGCGATCATCCGCCGCCTGTTCAAGGGCGAGCGCGTCACCGCCAGGAGCGACTGGTTCACCATGCAGGACGCCGCGCTGCAATTGCTTCCGCTTCAGGAGGACATGCCGTTCGTCGTGGCGTCGCAGATCTCGCCATCGGGCATGACGCTCGCCGGCAAATACGGCATCGGCATCATCTCGCTCGGCTCGATGTCGACGCAGGGCCTGATGGCGCTGCCGACGCAATGGGGCTTTGCCGAGGATGCGGCGAAGAAGGCCGGCACCACCGTCAGCCGATCCGACTGGCGCGTGCTCTTGAGCTGGCACATCGCAGAGACGCGCGAACAGGCAGAGCGCGAGGCCGGTCCCGGCCTGATGCGCTGGCACAACGAATATAACGTCCGCACGCTGCAGCGGCCGGAGCTGGAGCCGTTCAACTCGCCGGAGGATGCGGTCGAGAAAACCGCGGGCGGCGAGAACGCCGCGTCCACCATCGGCACGCCGGATGACCTCGTCAAAACCATCAAGAACCTGATGCATGTCTCGGGCGGCGTCGGCGCCATCATCGGCTTCGTGCACGACTGGGCCAACCCGGAAAACACCCGCCGAAGCTGGGACATGGTCGCGCGCTACGTGATTCCGGAGATCAACGGCTACGCCGCGAAACTGCGCGAGTCGCAGAAATTCCTGGTCGAGAACCGCGCGGTGTTCGAGCGGGCGGGCCAGGCCGTGATGGCGAAAATCATGGAAAACGAAAAGGCCGCAGCAGCCCTTGCCCATACCGGCCCGGGCCGCGTCGCGATCCCGACCATCAACGCGCCGGACCTGCAGAAGGAAGCGGCCAAGCGCAAGGCATGA
- a CDS encoding cytochrome P450, with protein MSMQSVASPANIPVPPNPKALRHIPGNEGWPFIGNTLAVLADPKGRIEKSAARYGLIYRTHLFGETSVTMLGPEANELVLFDQARLFSSTHGWGPILGLLFPRGLMLLDFEEHRLHRRALSVAFKSGPMKSYLVDLDRGIATRVKRWKARPGEMLMYPAMKQLTLDLAATSFLGADIGPEVDEITRAFIDMVAAAVAPIRRPLPFTQMGRGVAGRKRIVAYFAEQIPIRRARGGGYDLFSQLCQATHEDGALLSTQDIIDHMSFLMMAAHDTLTSSLTSFVGELAAHPEWQQQLREEVKGLGIEANDPSSIDNLDKMPLSEMAFKEALRLKPPVPSMPRRAVRDFSFKGYDVPAGTLVGVNPLFTHHMPEIWSEPDKFDPTRFSDEAQRTRHRFAWVPYGGGAHMCLGLHFAYMQAKCFARHFLQNLEVSLEPGYKPDWQMWPIPKPRDGLRVVLKPV; from the coding sequence ATGTCGATGCAGAGTGTTGCTTCTCCCGCCAATATCCCGGTGCCGCCGAACCCCAAGGCGTTACGGCACATTCCCGGTAACGAGGGCTGGCCGTTCATCGGCAACACGCTGGCGGTGCTGGCCGACCCCAAGGGACGGATTGAGAAATCGGCCGCCAGATACGGTCTGATCTACCGCACCCATCTGTTCGGCGAGACCAGCGTGACGATGCTCGGGCCCGAGGCCAACGAGCTCGTGCTGTTCGACCAGGCGCGCCTGTTCTCCTCTACCCATGGCTGGGGACCGATCCTCGGCCTGTTGTTTCCGCGCGGGCTGATGCTGCTGGATTTTGAAGAGCACCGCCTGCACCGTCGCGCGCTGTCGGTCGCGTTCAAGTCGGGGCCGATGAAGTCCTACCTCGTCGATCTCGACCGCGGCATTGCCACGCGGGTCAAGCGGTGGAAGGCGCGGCCGGGCGAGATGCTGATGTATCCGGCGATGAAGCAGCTCACGCTCGATCTGGCGGCGACGTCGTTCCTCGGCGCCGACATCGGGCCTGAGGTCGACGAGATCACCCGCGCCTTCATCGACATGGTGGCCGCAGCCGTGGCGCCGATCCGGCGGCCACTGCCGTTCACGCAGATGGGCCGCGGCGTTGCAGGCCGCAAGCGGATCGTTGCCTACTTCGCCGAGCAGATTCCGATCCGCCGCGCGCGGGGCGGCGGCTATGACCTATTCTCGCAACTGTGCCAGGCGACGCACGAGGACGGCGCGCTGCTGTCGACCCAGGACATCATCGACCACATGAGTTTTCTGATGATGGCGGCGCATGACACGCTGACATCGTCGCTGACCTCCTTTGTCGGCGAGCTTGCCGCCCACCCCGAATGGCAGCAGCAGTTGCGCGAGGAAGTCAAAGGCCTCGGCATCGAGGCCAACGATCCCTCCAGCATCGACAATCTCGATAAGATGCCGCTGTCGGAAATGGCGTTCAAGGAAGCGCTGCGACTGAAGCCGCCGGTGCCGTCGATGCCGCGCCGCGCGGTACGCGACTTTTCGTTCAAGGGGTACGACGTTCCTGCCGGCACGCTGGTCGGCGTCAACCCGCTGTTCACGCACCATATGCCGGAGATCTGGTCTGAGCCGGATAAGTTCGATCCGACGCGTTTCTCCGACGAGGCGCAGCGCACCCGCCATCGCTTCGCGTGGGTGCCGTATGGCGGCGGCGCGCATATGTGCCTCGGCCTGCACTTCGCCTACATGCAGGCGAAATGTTTTGCGCGGCATTTCCTGCAGAATCTCGAGGTCTCGCTGGAGCCAGGCTATAAGCCGGACTGGCAGATGTGGCCGATCCCGAAACCGCGAGATGGGCTACGGGTGGTGCTGAAGCCGGTCTAA
- a CDS encoding sensor histidine kinase: MKKLIDEFRRGWQGISQPSLLFSTAFAAGCLALSTIARWGVAQIRPDVFFTPYFPAVFLATAIGGARIGIAAAIAGGLLGVTVNFDSSIADSARFALLLMFWAVCGFAIWGVEHYRTIVAQQREDSKRLIREEEYRKLLVEELQHRLKNKTSTIHAVLHQVLQDQPQIWGSIDRRLRALSATDDLIARLDGSGCDIKDMLHAELGPYGHVRFNLNGDPLFLPAKLAVSLALIFHELATNAGKYGAFSSARGLLQVSWSVSEDRLNVTWDETEGPVIESVGPAGFGTKLLQSALRAFDGKTDIRFLKTGAHCTMQCRIPAS, translated from the coding sequence ATGAAGAAATTGATCGACGAATTCAGGCGCGGATGGCAGGGAATCTCCCAGCCTTCCTTGCTTTTCAGCACGGCCTTCGCGGCCGGCTGCCTCGCCTTGTCGACGATCGCCCGGTGGGGCGTGGCCCAGATCCGCCCCGACGTATTCTTCACGCCGTACTTCCCGGCCGTGTTCCTGGCCACCGCCATCGGCGGCGCCCGGATCGGGATCGCGGCGGCCATCGCAGGAGGCCTGCTCGGCGTCACCGTCAATTTTGATAGCTCTATTGCGGATTCCGCGCGGTTTGCGTTGCTGCTGATGTTCTGGGCAGTTTGCGGCTTCGCCATCTGGGGCGTCGAGCATTACCGGACGATCGTGGCGCAGCAGCGGGAAGATTCGAAACGCCTGATCCGGGAAGAAGAATACCGCAAGCTCCTGGTCGAGGAATTGCAGCACCGGCTCAAGAACAAGACGTCGACGATCCACGCCGTGCTGCACCAGGTGCTGCAGGACCAGCCGCAGATCTGGGGCAGCATCGATCGCCGCCTGCGTGCGCTGTCGGCGACCGACGACTTGATCGCGCGGCTGGACGGCAGCGGCTGCGACATCAAGGACATGCTGCATGCCGAACTTGGGCCGTACGGCCACGTCCGGTTCAATTTGAACGGCGATCCACTGTTCCTGCCGGCCAAGCTGGCGGTCAGCCTGGCGCTGATCTTCCACGAACTGGCCACCAATGCAGGCAAGTACGGCGCGTTTTCTTCGGCGCGCGGGCTGTTGCAGGTGTCGTGGTCGGTGTCGGAGGATCGCCTCAACGTCACCTGGGACGAAACCGAAGGTCCCGTGATCGAAAGCGTCGGCCCCGCGGGCTTCGGCACCAAGCTGTTACAATCGGCGCTGCGCGCGTTCGACGGCAAGACCGATATCCGTTTCCTCAAGACCGGCGCGCATTGCACGATGCAGTGCCGGATTCCCGCGAGTTAG